The Harpia harpyja isolate bHarHar1 chromosome 13, bHarHar1 primary haplotype, whole genome shotgun sequence genome contains a region encoding:
- the CKAP2L gene encoding cytoskeleton-associated protein 2-like yields MDRAGVAAQEERRRQLSEYRAAKENLKCPSAKPFLKDRENHRDRPLETVSKLDHVDRNKKDIPRNMTKGTQRDGKFGTKSTQHTGHTAQQKSSNTFQRAAVVHPEQTRKSAKLPVGLVPSMSRSTQPRGRLPASASGHLNPERKKKPAQETVTTAALQTGSDHPAPGARCSLNEGLRDRLVCNKENVRAQASTTPVLNRVFQSDGNNLGNKRFLAHRQSSATMSRTIMGPKDRINSHQAKEEPIQDKFRKTLPGSKSVSQKPSIKTQPLQPPQLLTTTNLLHKNPGANQKQTNTARQPIGKPLGVLPVGNLNYHSRPPQMKRSPTKSLASSRPQGTTTLKPSLKPGGTTQWRKPTAKGEADRKDVKVVPPGPTAASRVTVPQNQPRSTHSSKTQATENDFRSRRERLKSELPKASGMQARRVPKTPSAADRKKQLQEWLASKGKTYKRPPMMLLQKEPVKLSCRTVKEKEEQKKPEQLCLEKINNILTECLKLIEEGVQADEISAVLSHVPQAEKFAKFWTCKAKLLARSGPFDVMGLYKAAVCAGAVPLQELREVVLDILKAADQTSEGEKAEQPIPWEPTTPCPSERQQVVATPCMTGKPLTSLPISIKLQVTSASRGKELLEGQELKLVTPVRRSLRIGWAGSRYPEMLKDHDPVVSSLSEILDAEEETQFFFRKNKALPEVTELEGLSLYPPECC; encoded by the exons ACCCTTTTTAAAGGACCGGGAGAATCACCGGGATCGACCCTTAGAAACAGTTTCTAAACTAGACCAT GTTGACAGGAACAAGAAGGATATTCCCAGAAACATGACGAAAGGCACTCAGAGGGATGGCAAGTTTGGTACCAAATCCACACAGCACACTGGCCACACTGCTCAGCAGAAGTCTTCAAATACGTTTCAGAGAGCAGCAGTGGTGCATCCAGAGCAGACAAGGAAGAGTGCAAAGCTTCCCGTGGGGCTCGTGCCAAGCATGAGCCGCTCTACGCAGCCCAGAGGGAGGCTCCCGGCTTCAGCCTCTGGTCACCTAAatccagaaaggaaaaagaagcctgCACAGGAGACTGTCACCACTGCAGCACTTCAGACTGGAAGCGACCACCCCGCTCCTGGGGCACGTTGCTCCCTAAACGAGGGCCTGCGGGACAGGCTGGTCTGCAACAAAGAAAATGTCCGAGCACAAGCCTCTACAACCCCTGTGCTGAACAGAGTTTTTCAGTCTGATGGAAACAATCTCGGGAACAAAAGGTTTTTGGCTCACAGGCAAAGCTCGGCCACGATGTCAAGAACCATCATGGGCCCAAAGGACAGAATTAATAGCCACCAGGCTAAGGAAGAGCCAATTCAGGATAAATTCAGGAAAACCCTGCCAGGCTCAAAGAGTGTGTCTCAAAAACCAAGTATCAAAACTCAGCCCTTGCAGCCTCCTCAGTTACTTACTACTACTAATTTGCTACATAAAAACCCAGGTGCAAACCAGAAACAAACGAATACGGCAAGGCAACCCATAGGAAAGCCACTTGGCGTACTTCCAGTGGGAAATCTTAACTACCACAGCAGACCCCCCCAAATGAAAAGGTCTCCCACAAAGTCTCTGGCCTCCAGCAGGCCCCAGGGAACCACAACCCTGAAACCCAGCCTGAAACCAGGTGGCACCACACAATGGCGAAAGCCCACAGCTAAAGGGGAGGCGGATAGGAAGGACGTGAAGGTGGTGCCTCCTGGACCCACAGCAGCATCCCGAGTGACGGTCCCTCAAAACCAGCCTCGCAGCACACACAGCTCCAAAACTCAAGCAACTGAGAATGATTTTAGGAGTAGGAGAGAGAGGCTTAAATCAGAGCTGCCGAAGGCAAGTGGAATGCAGGCTAGGCGTGTTCCCAAGACCCCATCGGCTGCAGATCGTAA GAAACAGCTGCAGGAGTGGTTGGCATCCAAAGGCAAGACATACAAGCGGCCACCTATGATGCTGCTTCAGAAAGAGCCAGTGAAGCTGTCCTGCAGAACTGTCaaggagaaagaggagcaaaagaaaccagagcagctctgcctggAGAAGATCAACAACATATTAACTGAGTGCCTGAAGCTCATTGAGGAG GGTGTCCAGGCAGATGAGATCTCTGCAGTGCTGTCCCACGTGCCCCAGGCAGAGAAATTTGCCAAGTTCTGGACCTGCAAAGCAAAACTGCTCGCCCGGAGTGGCCCTTTTGACGTGATGGGGTTGTACAAAGCAGCAGTCTGCGCTGGTGCTGTG CCACTCCAGGAGCTCAGAGAAGTTGTCCTTGATATTTTGAAGGCTGCAGACCAAACATCAGAAG GGGAAAAGGCTGAGCAGCCCATTCCTTGGGAGCCTACAACACCTTGCCCGAGTGAGAGGCAGCAGGTGGTAGCAACTCCCTGCATGACAGGGAAGCCCCTGACCAGCCTGCCCATCTCAATCAAGTTACAAGTTACGTCTGCATCCAG AGGAAAGGAGTTACTGGAAGGCCAGGAGCTGAAACTCGTGACGCCAGTGCGGCGCTCGCTGCGGATAGGGTGGGCTGGGAGCCGTTACCCAGAGATGCTGAAGGACCATGACCCTGTGGTGTCATCCCTCAGCGAAATCCTGGATGCTGAGGAGGAGACTCAGTTCTTCTTCCGGAAAAACAAGGCTTTGCCAGAGGTGACGGAGCTGGAGGGTTTGAGTTTGTATCCCCCAGAGTGCTGCTGA